One Helianthus annuus cultivar XRQ/B chromosome 12, HanXRQr2.0-SUNRISE, whole genome shotgun sequence genomic region harbors:
- the LOC110893198 gene encoding protein FAR-RED IMPAIRED RESPONSE 1-like, whose amino-acid sequence MDMVFSSLDDCYSMYVKYAKECGFSVRKGTTKKNSKGVLHIKYYLCTRSLLYKDKKVDTLDPNQKERLVRSNFSKRTDCGALLCVIFEAGSWKVYKFVEEHKHDLLERPDKHFLPTKRRLTQLQKHVIHSMSKLNLGPVKAFNVMKTCFGGFEDVGASKVEFKNYKRYSMVFVPFTGIDNHHYNVTFGAALFASETADTYIWLLGVFLKVVGSQPKVVVTDQDPAMKKTIFAVFVDKRHRLCMWHVMHKLSLKVGVRLCNSTNFKERICGVVWTDILTSKEFESEWKAVIAEFNLANNDWLSDFFCTQGILDPSELIGFADCINQRYEDQPDGQTFSAWRYRDIVFGIFQIFAPPASTRDRFAEITDQYKNDKNPIRVPVGYNQKVLVLESA is encoded by the exons ATGGACATGGTATTCTCAAGCCTCGATGATTGTTATTCAATGTATGTTAAGTATGCCAAGGAGTGTGGGTTTTCAGTCAGGAAAGGGACTACAAAGAAAAACTCTAAAGGTGTCTTACATATTAAGTATTACTTGTGTACGAGATCTTTGTTATACAAGGACAAGAAGGTTGATACGTTGGACCCCAATCAAAAGGAGCGATTAGTGCGATCCAACTTTTCAAAGAGGACTGATTGTGGTGCACTGTTATGTGTAATTTTTGAGGCCGGATCATGGAAGGTGTATAAGTTTGTCGAGGAGCACAAGCATGATCTTCTTGAACGTCCTGATAAGCATTTTCTTCCAACTAAACGACGCCTCACTCAGCTCCAGAAGCATGTTATACACAGCATGTCTAAGCTGAATTTGGGTCCCGTCAAggcgtttaatgttatgaagactTGTTTTGGCGGTTTTGAAGACGTGGGTGCAAGTAAAGTTGAGTTTAAGAACTATAAGAG ATACTCTATGGTGTTTGTACCATTCACTGGTATAGACAATCATCACTACAATGTTACATTTGGTGCAGCATTATTTGCGTCGGAAACTGCTGATACGTATATTTGGTTGTTGGGAGTTTTTCTAAAAGTTGTTGGTtctcaaccaaaagttgttgtcactGACCAAGATCCAGCAATGAAAAAGACTATTTTTGCTGTATTTGTTGACAAGAGGCATCGGTTATGCATGTGGCATGTGATGCATAAACTTTCTCTGAAG GTTGGTGTTAGGCTATGCAATTCCACCAATTTTAAAGAACGTATTTGTGGTGTTGTGTGGACGGATATTCTCACATCTAAAGAGTTTGAATCAGAATGGAAAGCGGTTATCGCAGAGTTCAATTTAGCAAATAATGACTGGCTATCTGATTTTTTTTGCACTCAGGGAATCTTGGATCCCT CTGAGCTAATTGGATTTGCGGATTGCATAAATCAACGTTACGAAGATCAgcccgatgg acaAACATTCTCTGCATGGCGTTATAGAGATATTGTTTTTGGCATTTTTCAG ATTTTTGCTCCTCCCGCTAGTACTAGGGATAGATTTGCTGAGATAACCGATCAATATAAAAATGACAAGAATCCGATAAGAGTCCCTGTTGGGTATAATCAAAAGGTTCTGGTTCTCGAAAGCGCCTGA